The genomic DNA CAGGGTGACCCTGCTGCAATCCCCCAGCCGTTAGGGCTTGCAGATCATTAACTCGCTGTGGTCTGGGCGGGGATGGCGATGCCTGCGGTGGCGGCGAGGTCGTAGAGGTCGGTGAGCGCAGCCAGTGGTGTGTCTGCGGGTGTGATGGTGTAGCCGGCCTGTTCGAGCAGCTGTCGGGTGTCGCGGATGCGCCGTTTGATGGTTTCGGCGCGGACGCCGAACAGGGCGGCGACGGCGAGCGGGGGTAGGGCGAGCCGGTGGTGCAAGACGGTGGCCAGCAGCCGGTCGGCGAGGGTGAGGGTGGGCCGGCGTCCGGCGCCGGGGCGGGTCTGTCGGGGGCGGTGGCCGCGTCGTTTGTCCAGCTCGGCTTCCCGCTGGTCCTGGTGCAGCGTGGTGATCGTGGTGATCAAGGCGTCCCACGCGGGGGTCGGTAGTCCGGTCACCGTGGGGTGGCACAGCCAGGCCACGTCGGGGCTGGGCTGGTCGAACGGATCCGGCGCCGCGACCGGGAGCTGCGAGTACGGCTCGGGGCGCAGGGTGTAGTTCCAGTCGCCGTGCCACTCGTGGCGGGCCAGCGGCAGAGCGTCCATCTGCGCGTCGCTGACGCGGACCCCGGTGGGGTAGGTGTCGGTGTCGAGTTCGGCCGCGACACACAGCCCGGTCCGGGTGGTGGTCGCGGCGATGCTGTTCACGATGACCTGATGGCTGGACAGGGGCCGGCCACGCCAGTTCATGGTGATGTGCGAGAACAGCCGGTGCTCGATCTTGTTCCACTTGGAGGTGCCGGGCGGGAGGTGGCATACGGTGATCTCCAGGCCGGTTTCCACGGCCAGGGCGGCCAGTTCGGCCTTCCACGCGCGGGTGCGGTAGCCGTTGGAGCCCCCGGCATCGGCGGTGATCAGCAGCCGGCGCGAGCGCGGATAGCCGGCCCGGCCGACCGCGTCCCACCAGCGGCGCAGGCAGGCCACGGCGAATGCGGCGGTGTCGTGGTCGGTGCCCACGCCGACCCAGCCGGTGTTCGCGGCCAGGTCGTAGATCCCGTACGGGATGGCCTTGCCCAGTTGCGGGTCGGGGAAATCGTGGGTCGCCACCTCGACCGGCTCGCCCTTCGGGCACCACTGCTGGCCGGCGTTGCGGTACTGGCCGACCAGCTCCTTCTTCTTGGTGTCCACACTGACCACCGGGTCCCCGGCCGCCTGGTACTGGGTGGCCCGGTCGTTGATGTAGCGGAACTGCGCGTCGCGGTCCGGGTGCTGCGCGCCCTCGATCGTCTTGGCGTTGGCCTGCAGCCTGAAGCCCTCCTCGCGGAGCAGGTCAGCGACCGTGTCGGCGGACACCATGTGCCCGGCCCGGGTCAGCTCGGCGGCCAGCGTCCGGGTCGAGCGCGTCGTCCACCGCAGCGGTGACATCGGATCCCCGCGCACATCCGGCTCGACCAGCGCCATCAGCGCCGGGCGCAGACCGGGATCCCGATCTGCCGCCCTCTTGCGGCCTCCCCCGGGGCGACGCGCCCGGCCCAGCGGCCGCTGGCCAGAGTCCAGCTCCGCCACGCCCCGCGCGACAGTCCGCTCCCGCATCCGGGCCGCCTTCGCCACCACGCGGATGCCGCCGTGGCCCAACGCCCGAGCCTCCGCCCCGGCCAGCAGTCGCCGCTGCCGCTCGTCCAGGTGCGGGAACACCGCTTCGAACTTCGCCGCCAACGCCCGCTCGGTCTGCACCGGGATGGCCATACCACACCAACGGCGATCACGACGAGAAGCAACGCTTTAATTC from Actinomycetota bacterium includes the following:
- a CDS encoding ISAzo13 family transposase produces the protein MAIPVQTERALAAKFEAVFPHLDERQRRLLAGAEARALGHGGIRVVAKAARMRERTVARGVAELDSGQRPLGRARRPGGGRKRAADRDPGLRPALMALVEPDVRGDPMSPLRWTTRSTRTLAAELTRAGHMVSADTVADLLREEGFRLQANAKTIEGAQHPDRDAQFRYINDRATQYQAAGDPVVSVDTKKKELVGQYRNAGQQWCPKGEPVEVATHDFPDPQLGKAIPYGIYDLAANTGWVGVGTDHDTAAFAVACLRRWWDAVGRAGYPRSRRLLITADAGGSNGYRTRAWKAELAALAVETGLEITVCHLPPGTSKWNKIEHRLFSHITMNWRGRPLSSHQVIVNSIAATTTRTGLCVAAELDTDTYPTGVRVSDAQMDALPLARHEWHGDWNYTLRPEPYSQLPVAAPDPFDQPSPDVAWLCHPTVTGLPTPAWDALITTITTLHQDQREAELDKRRGHRPRQTRPGAGRRPTLTLADRLLATVLHHRLALPPLAVAALFGVRAETIKRRIRDTRQLLEQAGYTITPADTPLAALTDLYDLAATAGIAIPAQTTAS